GCTGCTGCCGTCGCCTCGGCGCTGCGCGGGTGGAACCACCTGCGCTTCGAGATCACCGAGGAGCCCACCAGCTCCTCCGAGGGCACCCGCTTCTCGTGCACTCCTGACCTGGGCATCTTCCACGCGATCACCGGACCCCACGGCGACATCCTCATCCCCGAGGACCGGCTGAAGGCGGCGGTGGTCAAGGCTGCCCTCGGCGACACCACGCTGCTGCTCGAGATCGACCAGCTGCTGGGCAAGCCGTGGGACGACGAGCTCGAGACCTTCCGCCACGCGGGCGAGGGTGCCCCGGTGCGCTGGCTGCACCAGGTCGTCTGAGTCGGTCGGCTCAGGACCTCGTACGCCGCAGCCGGAACGTCTCGGTCACGCGCACCGAGGTCTCCCGGTCACCGTCGTAGGAGACGAGCACGCCCGAGAGCGTGAAGCGCCCGGCCACCGTCGCCCAGCGACAGAGGCGGTAGGTGAGGACCCCGGCCTCGTCGTCGTTGGGACCGAGCAGCGACTGGGAGTTCACACCCTTGCCGCGGCGGTCCTGCATCGTGATGTCGAACGTCCAGTCGTCCGACACCGCGGTGACGGAGTAGGCGTAGCGGTAGTCCTTGCACCCACGCCTCAGCCGCCCGTCGGGGGCGTCCAGGGCCCCCGTCACCTCGACCTGCGCGGCAGCGGGCTGCGTGCCGTCAGCGGTCGCAGGATCGGTGGGCAGGGGGAGCAGCCCGGCCAGTGTCACGGCCGCGGCGGTGAACAGGGTCGAGAGCATGCAGACACCTCCGAGGGTACGGAGGGTCCAACGACCAGGTGTGACGTGCGTTACGCCATGCTCAGAGCGGGATGTTGCCGTGCCGTCCGCGGCGTACGCCCACGGTGTCGATCTCGTGGCGCATGGCCTCCGCGATCGCGCTCCGCGTGCGGGTCGGCTCGACCACCTCGTCGACGACCCCGATCTCGACGGCCTTGTCCACGCCGCCGGCGATGCGCTCGTGCTCGGCAGCGAGCTCGGCCTCGACCTGTGGCCGGATCTCGGGGGAGACCTCGGCGAGCTTGCGGCGGTGGAGGACCCGGATGGCCGCCACGGCGCCCATCACGGCCACCTCGGCGCCGGGCCAGGCGAAGACGCGGGTCGCGCCCAGGGAGCGGGCGTTCATGGCGATGTAGGCGCCGCCGTAGGTCTTGCGCGTCACCAGTGTGACCCGGGGGACCACGCACTCGCCGAAAGCGTGCAGCAGCTTGGCGCCGCGGCGTACGACCCCGTCCCACTCCTGGCCCACACCGGGGAGGTAGCCCGGGACGTCGACCAGGACCACGAGCGGCACACCGAACGCGTCGCACATCCGCACGAAGCGGGACGCCTTCTCCGCCGACAGCGAGTCGAGGCAGCCGCCGAGACGCAGCGGGTTGTTGGCCACGACGCCGACGGTGCGGCCGCCGACGCGGCCCAGGGCGGTGACGATGTTGGGTGCCCAGCGGGCGTGGAGCTCCTGCATGGTGCCCTCGTCCAGCAGGCCGTCGACGAGCGGGTGGACGTCGTAGGCACGCTTCTTCGACTCCGGCAGGAGGGCGCCGAGGTCACGGTCGTCCACCGACTCGACGGCCAGGCTGCCCTGCGCGCCGAGGAGGGAGGCGACGATCCGGGCGCGGTCGAGGGCCTCACGTTCGGACTCGGTGAGGATGTGGACCACACCCGAGCGTCGCCCGTGCGGCTCGGGCCCGCCGAGGCGGAGCATGTCGACGTCCTCCCCGGTCACCGAGCGCACCACGTCGGGACCGGTGACGAAGATGCGTCCCTCGGGGCCGAGGATGACGACGTCGGTGAGGGCGGGACCGTAGGCGGCGCCGCCGGCGGCGGGGCCCAGGACCACGGAGATCTGGGGGATGACGCCCGAGGCCTGCGTCATGACCTGGAAGATGCGGCCGACGGCGTGGAGGGACAGCACGCCCTCCGCGAGGCGGGCGCCACCGGAGTGCCACAGACCGATGATCGGCACGCCGTCGGTGATGGCCCGGTGGTAGGCGTCGACGACCACACGACAGCCGACGTCGCCCATCGCGCCGCCCATGACCGTGGCGTCGCTGCAGAAGGCGACGACAGCGGTGCCGTCGACACGACCGACGGCCGCGAGCATGCCGGAGTCGTCGTCCGGGGTGATGAGCTCGAGGGTGCCCTCGTCGAGGAGCGCGGTGAGCCGGTGGACCGGGTTGCGCGGGTCGTCCTCGCGGGGCAGCTTGGCCGGGCGGGCGGCGGTGGCGGTCATCGCAGGCTCCCGAAGGCGACGGCGACGTTGGCGCCACCGAAGCCGAAGGAGTTGTTGAGGGCGACGATGTCGCCGTCGGGGAGGTCGCGGCGCGACGTCGGGATGTCGAGGTCGACCTCCGGGTCCAAGTCGTCGAGGTTGATCGTCGGCGGGCTGACCCGGTCGTGCAGCGCCATCACCGTGGCGACGGCCTCGAGCGCGCCGGCGCCACCGAGCAGGTGGCCGGTCATCGACTTGGTGCTGGTGACCACGCAGCGGTCGACGTGCTCGCCGAGGACGGCGTGGAGCATGAGGCCCTCGGCGATGTCCCCCTTGGGCGTGGACGTGGCATGTGCGTTGACGTGGACGACGGTGGCCGGGTCGACGTCGCCCTCGCGCAGTGCCATCTGGATGGCGCGGGTGCCGCCGCGACCCTCCGGGTCGGGCTGGGCGATGTCGTGGGCGTCGTTGCTGATGCCGGCGCCG
This sequence is a window from Nocardioides sp. S5. Protein-coding genes within it:
- a CDS encoding DUF3145 domain-containing protein; translated protein: MASRPDGPATRGILYVHSAPSALCPHIEWAVGGVLGVAVSLDWTPQPAQPGAYRAELSWSGVAGTAAAVASALRGWNHLRFEITEEPTSSSEGTRFSCTPDLGIFHAITGPHGDILIPEDRLKAAVVKAALGDTTLLLEIDQLLGKPWDDELETFRHAGEGAPVRWLHQVV
- a CDS encoding carboxyl transferase domain-containing protein; translation: MTATAARPAKLPREDDPRNPVHRLTALLDEGTLELITPDDDSGMLAAVGRVDGTAVVAFCSDATVMGGAMGDVGCRVVVDAYHRAITDGVPIIGLWHSGGARLAEGVLSLHAVGRIFQVMTQASGVIPQISVVLGPAAGGAAYGPALTDVVILGPEGRIFVTGPDVVRSVTGEDVDMLRLGGPEPHGRRSGVVHILTESEREALDRARIVASLLGAQGSLAVESVDDRDLGALLPESKKRAYDVHPLVDGLLDEGTMQELHARWAPNIVTALGRVGGRTVGVVANNPLRLGGCLDSLSAEKASRFVRMCDAFGVPLVVLVDVPGYLPGVGQEWDGVVRRGAKLLHAFGECVVPRVTLVTRKTYGGAYIAMNARSLGATRVFAWPGAEVAVMGAVAAIRVLHRRKLAEVSPEIRPQVEAELAAEHERIAGGVDKAVEIGVVDEVVEPTRTRSAIAEAMRHEIDTVGVRRGRHGNIPL